GTACCTGAAAATCGCAGACGGCTGTGATCGCCCGTGCACTTTTTGCGTCATTCCCGCGATCAAGGGCGCGCATCGTTCCAAGCCGGAGGACGCGATCATTGACGAGGCGCGCGACCTGGTTGCGCGTGGCGTCAAGGAGATCGTCCTCGTCGCGCAGGACACGACCGCGTATGGCTGGGACTGGGGCAAGCGCGATGCGCTCGCGCCGCTCATCGCGCGATTGTGTACCGACGTGGACGGACTGGAATGGCTGCGCTTGATGTACGCGTATCCCGGTCACGTGACGCCGCGCCTCATCGAAACGATGGCGCGCTATTCCCAGGTCGTTCATTACCTCGACGTGCCGTTGCAACACGCACACCCCGATACGCTCAAGCGGATGAAACGACCGAACCAACCAGTGACGCAACAGATGCTCGACGATTTGCGCGCCGCGATGCCCGACCTCGCGATTCGCACGACGTTCATCGTCGGCTTTCCCGGCGAAACGAACGACGAGTTCGAGGCGTTGCTGGAATTTTTAGAGGCGCAACGCTTCGACCGCGTCGGCGTGTTCGAGTACTCGCGCGAAGACGGCACGCCCGCCGCGTTCTTGGAAAACCCCGTGCCGGCAAAAATCAAAAAGCAACGCCGCGATGACGCGATGGCGTTCCAGCAAAAAATTTCGCTCGCGAAAAATAAATCCTTCGTCGGCAAAACGCTGAATGTGTTGATCGAAGGCGTCGGCGATGGCGTCAGTATCGGACGGACGTATCGTGACGCGCCGGAGGTGGATGGTATCGTGCTCGTGCAACGCGAACTCGCGCCCGGAAAAATCGTGCCAGTGCGTATCACCGGCGCGATGGAGTACGACCTTGCCGGTGAGGTCATCGAAAAATAGTAGGTGTTCATGTCGTGCAGGCGGCTCGCCCGCCGCCACAGTACCACTGCTTTTGAAGCACAGAAACCAGGTTTCTCGAAGAAACCTGGTTTCTCTTTCCATACTTTCGCCAAATGCCAATC
The Chloroflexota bacterium genome window above contains:
- the rimO gene encoding 30S ribosomal protein S12 methylthiotransferase RimO; its protein translation is MKTNYFLLTLGCAKNVADSDGIGALLDEYGYTAVADAQAADVLIVNTCGFLQASRKESLNALRELGEAKRADQVLIAAGCLISRYGAVVQREAPQVDSVIDAGKWLALPRLIQYLQSDEDVPDDWLTSAYAGLPLDQLAARSIVEPMPRLVHGPSAYLKIADGCDRPCTFCVIPAIKGAHRSKPEDAIIDEARDLVARGVKEIVLVAQDTTAYGWDWGKRDALAPLIARLCTDVDGLEWLRLMYAYPGHVTPRLIETMARYSQVVHYLDVPLQHAHPDTLKRMKRPNQPVTQQMLDDLRAAMPDLAIRTTFIVGFPGETNDEFEALLEFLEAQRFDRVGVFEYSREDGTPAAFLENPVPAKIKKQRRDDAMAFQQKISLAKNKSFVGKTLNVLIEGVGDGVSIGRTYRDAPEVDGIVLVQRELAPGKIVPVRITGAMEYDLAGEVIEK